One window of the Fusobacterium animalis 7_1 genome contains the following:
- a CDS encoding carboxypeptidase M32: MREKFRELVKKKNKIFANLELIQWDLETKTPVKSKPYLSELVGELSMQEYNLFTSDEFVNLVENLNKEKNNLTEIEKKEVELSMEEIEKKKKIPADEYEAYSKLTSINQGIWEEAKAKNDFSIIKDGLEKIFNYNKKFAEYRRKDEKNLYDVLLNDYEKGMDTEKLDIFFSELKKEIVPFLKKIQEKKKSLKEEDKLNVPVDEDIQMKFAKYLAAYVGFDFEKGLVETSEHPFTLNLNKNDVRLTTNNKRNMPFSTVFSIIHEAGHGIYEQQTADNLIDTLLGSGGSMGLHESQSRFMENIVGRNKAFWKPLYKKAMEFYPFLKNIDFEEFIKQINKIEPELIRTEADELTYSLHIMLRYEIEKMIFAGEVSIDDLPKIWNQKMVEYLGIEPKNDAEGLMQDIHWYCGLVGYFPSYAIGNAYASQIYNTMKKDFDVDKALENQDLKKITDWLGEKIHKSGRLKDTPVIIKEVTGEELNPKYYIEYLKEKYSKIYQI; the protein is encoded by the coding sequence ATGAGAGAAAAATTTAGGGAATTAGTAAAGAAAAAAAATAAGATATTTGCTAATTTAGAGCTTATACAATGGGATTTGGAAACAAAAACTCCTGTAAAATCAAAGCCTTATTTATCTGAATTGGTTGGAGAACTTAGTATGCAGGAATATAACTTATTCACTTCTGATGAGTTTGTAAATTTGGTTGAAAATTTAAATAAAGAAAAAAATAATTTAACTGAAATTGAAAAAAAAGAAGTAGAATTATCAATGGAAGAAATTGAAAAGAAAAAGAAAATTCCTGCTGATGAATATGAAGCCTATTCAAAATTAACAAGTATAAATCAAGGTATTTGGGAAGAAGCTAAGGCTAAAAATGATTTTTCAATAATTAAAGATGGTTTAGAAAAAATATTTAACTATAATAAAAAGTTTGCAGAATACAGAAGAAAAGATGAAAAAAATCTTTATGATGTTTTATTAAATGATTATGAAAAAGGTATGGATACTGAAAAATTAGATATATTTTTTAGTGAATTAAAAAAAGAAATTGTACCTTTCTTAAAGAAAATACAAGAAAAGAAAAAATCTTTAAAAGAAGAAGATAAATTGAATGTCCCAGTAGATGAGGATATACAAATGAAGTTTGCAAAATATTTAGCTGCTTATGTAGGTTTTGATTTTGAAAAAGGACTTGTTGAAACAAGTGAACATCCTTTTACTTTAAATTTGAATAAAAATGATGTTAGACTTACAACAAATAATAAGAGAAATATGCCTTTTTCAACTGTGTTTTCAATTATTCATGAAGCAGGACATGGAATCTATGAACAACAAACTGCTGATAATTTGATAGATACTTTACTTGGTAGTGGTGGAAGTATGGGATTACATGAGTCACAATCAAGATTTATGGAAAATATAGTTGGTAGAAATAAAGCATTTTGGAAACCATTATATAAAAAAGCTATGGAATTTTATCCATTTTTAAAAAATATAGACTTTGAAGAATTTATTAAACAAATAAATAAAATTGAGCCTGAGCTTATAAGAACTGAGGCAGATGAATTAACTTATTCATTGCATATTATGTTAAGATATGAAATAGAGAAGATGATATTTGCAGGTGAAGTAAGTATAGATGATTTACCAAAGATTTGGAATCAAAAAATGGTAGAATATTTGGGAATAGAACCTAAAAATGATGCAGAAGGACTTATGCAGGATATACATTGGTATTGTGGATTAGTTGGATATTTTCCTTCTTATGCAATAGGCAATGCTTATGCTTCTCAAATATATAATACTATGAAAAAAGATTTTGATGTAGATAAGGCTTTGGAAAATCAAGATTTAAAAAAAATAACTGATTGGCTTGGAGAAAAAATTCATAAATCTGGAAGATTAAAAGACACTCCTGTTATAATTAAGGAAGTTACAGGAGAAGAGTTGAATCCAAAATACTATATTGAATACTTAAAAGAAAAATATAGTAAAATTTATCAAATTTAA
- a CDS encoding DUF1353 domain-containing protein gives MEMTKLLVKDLMNGKFELFSDYVYKTKEYLIKVPKGFVTDYASIPKLLRAIVLPYGKHSGASVVHDWLYSSNCNLDISREKADKVFLEILKEEKVNFLLRTLMYIAVKKFGRSRFRNRS, from the coding sequence ATGGAAATGACAAAATTATTGGTTAAAGATTTAATGAATGGTAAATTTGAATTATTTTCTGACTATGTGTACAAGACAAAGGAATATCTTATCAAAGTTCCAAAAGGCTTTGTAACAGATTATGCAAGTATACCTAAATTACTAAGAGCCATAGTTCTTCCCTATGGAAAACACAGTGGAGCAAGTGTAGTCCATGATTGGCTATATTCTTCTAATTGCAATTTAGATATTAGTAGAGAAAAAGCAGATAAAGTATTCTTGGAGATATTAAAAGAGGAAAAAGTGAATTTTTTATTGAGGACATTAATGTATATTGCAGTAAAGAAGTTTGGTAGAAGTAGGTTTAGAAATAGAAGTTAA
- a CDS encoding DNA-methyltransferase, whose protein sequence is MEINKIFKGDSIEVLKKIPSESVDFIFADPPYYMQTEGELLRIDGTKFNGVEDEWDKFENFQDYDNFSKKWLGECRRVLKKNGTIAVIGSFQNIYRIGNIMQDLGYWILNDIIWKKTNPVPNFSGKRFCNSHETILWCSKDKKSKITFNYKTMKYLNGDKQEKSVWEIPLCTGNERLKDEEGNKLHSTQKPEKLLYKILISMTKPNDIVLDPFFGTGTTGAVAVETGRNYIGIEREEKYIKAAEKRIASKIYQKNMITELLLEVKPPKVPLKKLVEKGYLKENQALYNSLGEAKVKVLSNGDVFDGNEKLSIHKMSAKILNKTNNNGWDYFYVMNNGKLIPLNDLRYQYAKEFNNEK, encoded by the coding sequence ATGGAAATAAATAAAATATTTAAAGGAGATAGTATTGAAGTTTTAAAAAAAATTCCTAGTGAAAGTGTAGACTTCATATTTGCAGATCCTCCTTATTATATGCAGACTGAGGGAGAATTATTGAGAATAGATGGAACAAAATTTAATGGTGTTGAGGATGAATGGGATAAATTTGAGAATTTTCAAGATTATGATAATTTTAGTAAAAAATGGTTGGGTGAGTGTAGAAGAGTTTTGAAAAAGAATGGAACAATAGCTGTGATTGGATCATTTCAAAATATTTACCGTATAGGAAATATCATGCAAGATTTAGGATATTGGATTTTGAATGATATTATTTGGAAAAAAACAAATCCTGTTCCTAATTTTTCAGGAAAAAGATTTTGTAATTCTCATGAAACAATCTTATGGTGTAGTAAAGATAAAAAAAGTAAGATAACTTTCAATTATAAGACTATGAAATATCTTAATGGAGATAAACAAGAAAAAAGTGTGTGGGAAATTCCTTTATGTACTGGAAATGAAAGATTGAAAGATGAGGAAGGCAATAAATTACACTCGACTCAAAAACCAGAAAAATTACTGTATAAAATTTTAATATCTATGACGAAGCCTAATGATATAGTTTTAGATCCATTTTTTGGGACAGGGACGACAGGAGCAGTTGCAGTGGAAACGGGAAGAAACTATATAGGAATAGAAAGAGAAGAAAAGTATATAAAAGCAGCAGAAAAAAGGATAGCTTCTAAAATTTATCAGAAAAATATGATTACAGAACTTTTACTTGAAGTTAAGCCACCAAAAGTTCCATTAAAAAAACTTGTAGAAAAGGGATATTTAAAAGAAAATCAAGCTTTATATAATAGTTTAGGAGAAGCAAAAGTTAAAGTTTTAAGTAATGGAGATGTTTTTGATGGAAATGAAAAACTTTCAATTCATAAGATGAGTGCTAAAATTTTGAATAAAACAAATAATAATGGTTGGGATTATTTTTATGTTATGAATAATGGAAAATTAATTCCTTTAAATGATTTAAGATACCAATATGCTAAAGAGTTTAATAATGAAAAATAG
- a CDS encoding Tex family protein: MEKIYKIVADELKIPVDKVENTIKLLDDGATIPFVARYRKEVTGNLDEVQIGDILQKVEYLRNLEERKEEVIRLIEEQGKLTEELRNSIIEAKILQEVEDIYFPYRKKKKTKADIAKERGLEPLAEKFYTANNLEEIQNLAKDFITEEVPTVEDAIEGAMLIIAQNISEKAEYRERIREIYLKYSIIESKASKKATELDEKKVYNDYYEYSEKVEKMPSHRILALNRGEKEDILTVHLRLEDSDRERIENMILREFPKNDLVETYKEIIKDSLDRLIVPSIEREVRNALTERAEIESIAVFKDNLKNLLLQAPLKEKNVLALDPGYRTGCKVAVIDKYGFYRENTVFFLVEAMHNPRQIQDARDKFLKLVKKYDIDIVSIGNGTASRETETFVANIIKEEKLNVKYLIVNEAGASVYSASKIAAEEFPDLDVTVRGAISIGRRIQDPLAELVKIDPKSIGVGMYQHDVNQSKLDESLDNVISHVVNNVGANINTASWALLSHISGIKKTVAKNIVDYRKENGNFKNRKEILKVKGVGPKAYEQMAGFLVIPEGENILDNTVIHPESYGIAEAILGKIGFDLEKYNNELNVAREKLKSFDYKKFAEENNFGLETVKDVHEALLKDRRDPRDDFEKPLLKSDILNIDNLQVGMELEGTVRNVVKFGAFIDIGLKNDALLHVSEISDKYIDDPSKVLSVGQIIKVKIKDVDKDRGRVGLTRKGQN; this comes from the coding sequence ATGGAAAAGATTTATAAAATTGTAGCAGATGAATTAAAAATTCCAGTTGATAAAGTTGAGAACACAATAAAACTTTTAGATGATGGAGCTACTATACCTTTTGTTGCAAGATATAGAAAAGAAGTAACAGGAAATTTAGATGAAGTACAGATAGGAGATATTTTACAAAAGGTTGAATATTTAAGAAATTTAGAAGAAAGAAAAGAAGAAGTAATAAGACTGATTGAAGAACAAGGAAAATTGACAGAAGAACTAAGAAACAGCATAATAGAGGCAAAAATTTTACAAGAAGTTGAGGATATTTATTTTCCATACAGAAAGAAAAAGAAAACAAAAGCTGACATTGCTAAGGAAAGAGGTTTAGAGCCATTAGCAGAAAAATTTTATACAGCTAATAACTTAGAAGAAATCCAAAATCTAGCAAAGGATTTTATAACAGAAGAAGTACCAACAGTTGAAGATGCAATAGAAGGAGCTATGCTTATAATTGCACAAAATATTTCTGAAAAAGCTGAATACAGAGAAAGAATAAGAGAAATATATTTAAAATATTCTATTATAGAATCAAAGGCTAGTAAAAAAGCAACAGAATTAGATGAGAAAAAAGTCTATAATGATTATTATGAATACAGTGAAAAAGTTGAAAAAATGCCTTCACATAGAATACTTGCATTGAATAGAGGAGAAAAAGAAGATATATTAACAGTTCATTTAAGACTTGAAGATAGTGATAGAGAAAGAATTGAAAATATGATTCTAAGAGAGTTTCCAAAAAATGATTTAGTTGAAACCTACAAAGAAATTATAAAGGATTCTTTGGATAGACTTATAGTTCCTTCTATTGAAAGAGAAGTTAGAAATGCTCTAACAGAAAGAGCAGAAATTGAATCAATAGCAGTGTTTAAAGATAATTTAAAGAATTTACTTTTACAAGCACCTTTAAAAGAAAAAAATGTTTTGGCACTTGACCCAGGATACAGGACAGGCTGTAAGGTTGCAGTTATAGATAAATATGGATTTTATAGAGAAAATACAGTATTTTTCTTAGTTGAAGCTATGCACAATCCAAGACAAATTCAAGATGCTAGAGATAAATTTTTGAAATTAGTTAAAAAATATGATATAGATATTGTGAGTATAGGAAATGGAACTGCTTCAAGAGAAACTGAAACTTTTGTTGCCAATATAATAAAAGAAGAAAAGTTAAATGTAAAATATTTGATAGTTAATGAAGCAGGAGCTTCTGTTTACTCTGCCTCAAAGATTGCAGCAGAGGAATTTCCAGATTTAGATGTTACAGTAAGAGGTGCAATCTCAATAGGAAGAAGGATACAAGATCCACTTGCAGAGCTTGTAAAGATTGATCCTAAGTCTATTGGGGTTGGAATGTATCAACATGATGTAAATCAATCTAAATTAGATGAATCTTTGGATAATGTAATAAGCCATGTGGTAAATAATGTTGGGGCTAATATTAATACCGCCTCTTGGGCTTTACTTTCTCATATTTCTGGAATCAAAAAGACAGTTGCTAAGAATATAGTTGATTACAGAAAAGAAAATGGAAACTTCAAGAATAGAAAGGAAATTCTAAAAGTTAAAGGTGTTGGACCAAAAGCCTATGAGCAAATGGCAGGTTTCTTAGTTATACCAGAGGGAGAAAATATTTTAGATAACACAGTTATTCACCCTGAATCTTATGGAATAGCAGAAGCTATTTTAGGAAAAATAGGTTTTGATTTAGAAAAATATAACAATGAATTAAATGTAGCAAGAGAAAAATTAAAATCTTTTGATTATAAGAAGTTTGCAGAAGAAAATAACTTTGGTTTAGAAACTGTAAAAGATGTTCATGAAGCACTTTTAAAGGATAGAAGAGATCCAAGAGATGATTTTGAAAAACCTCTTTTAAAATCAGATATTTTAAATATTGATAATTTACAAGTGGGAATGGAACTTGAAGGAACAGTAAGAAATGTTGTAAAATTTGGAGCATTTATAGATATAGGTTTGAAAAATGATGCACTTTTACATGTTTCAGAAATTTCAGATAAATATATAGATGACCCAAGTAAAGTTTTATCAGTTGGGCAAATAATAAAGGTTAAAATAAAAGATGTGGACAAGGATAGAGGAAGAGTAGGTCTAACAAGAAAGGGACAAAATTAG
- a CDS encoding sensor histidine kinase — MFIKKDSLLLRIISYNGIAIVIVASIMATLFGIMIFNELNMRLLDKSRERTLLVNKAYLYYIDKSREHLYDASTDAVNLVLIDSDDKLIQNRLASAVRNQLSTESYSLYGKSFIQILSPNRIILGESGDRDIKYDLYKNNNIIPSKEFLEYGKFEYVNTKEALYVRIVQPYRLYKSTERNYIVLTFPLTNYSLSEIKEYAYLTKDDKVFILSKDGYLYGELSLDKVDDFFENFKFNKVGRELSDNKYYFSEKKIGDDYYYLGMLALKNDNNSDDYVGDIGVAISKNDFVAIKYMLATIILVVGILAVVISTTLCARIFAKLLKPLNALADKTEKIGIDSEKDKNGIDFQEENLYEIRSISNSLKFMAERIEENEKLLKQNNNKLNTNLNRLVAVEKLLMETDLVRSFQEGINKVLSALTSEVGLGYSRAIYLEYSEEKDELSVKNYAINPSISTNMEKYTKGTDGFTFQINNIGEMRPLLNIKYEPGGIFWDSMESGKIIYHNDKGFKYTYGNKLFKTLGLKNFMILPIADKEMKIGCILVDYFGKDNLISKEEVEVNNLLLMNLLIRIKNAMLEESKLMKERYLTMSKVSNKFIKNNKKLINYVETFIEKLVNNRYNNKDIDKIKRYLRDEKKKNVVIKDSLDSSKNNFEVFNFEKLVEKIVKNSQKILKKYGINTSLFIDFSGNMYGDKKRIYQMFIQILRNSINAILTRNKLDKKINIVVVGDKNHRIILEIIDNGVGMTEEEVKAVMRPYSDSKGNSIMGTGLITIYKIVKEHNGLMTISSELDVGTKIRIIFNEYREETNQ, encoded by the coding sequence ATGTTTATAAAGAAAGATTCTCTACTTTTAAGAATAATTTCATATAATGGGATTGCAATAGTAATTGTTGCTTCAATTATGGCAACTCTTTTTGGAATTATGATTTTTAATGAATTGAATATGAGACTTTTAGATAAATCTCGTGAAAGAACCTTACTTGTAAACAAGGCTTATTTATATTATATTGATAAAAGTCGTGAGCATTTATATGATGCTTCAACTGATGCAGTAAATTTAGTTTTAATTGATAGTGATGATAAATTAATTCAAAATAGATTGGCATCAGCAGTGAGGAATCAACTTAGTACAGAATCATATAGTTTATATGGAAAATCATTTATTCAGATACTTTCTCCAAATAGGATAATTTTAGGAGAAAGTGGAGATAGAGATATTAAATATGATTTATATAAAAATAATAATATTATTCCTTCAAAAGAATTTTTAGAATATGGTAAATTTGAATATGTTAATACAAAAGAGGCACTCTATGTGAGAATAGTTCAGCCATATAGACTATATAAATCCACTGAAAGAAACTATATTGTACTTACATTTCCTTTGACTAATTATAGTTTATCAGAGATAAAAGAATATGCCTATTTAACAAAAGATGATAAGGTATTTATTCTTTCAAAGGATGGTTACCTATATGGAGAGTTAAGTTTAGACAAGGTTGATGATTTTTTTGAGAATTTTAAATTTAATAAAGTTGGAAGGGAATTATCAGATAATAAATATTATTTTTCAGAAAAGAAAATAGGAGATGATTACTATTATCTAGGGATGCTTGCTTTAAAAAATGATAATAATAGTGATGACTATGTTGGGGATATAGGGGTTGCTATATCTAAAAATGATTTTGTTGCAATAAAATATATGCTGGCAACTATAATATTAGTTGTTGGAATACTAGCAGTTGTCATAAGTACAACTCTTTGTGCAAGAATTTTTGCTAAACTTCTTAAACCTTTAAATGCACTTGCTGATAAGACTGAAAAGATAGGTATAGATAGTGAAAAAGATAAGAATGGAATAGATTTCCAAGAAGAAAATCTCTATGAAATTCGTTCAATTTCAAACTCTTTAAAGTTTATGGCAGAGAGAATAGAAGAAAATGAAAAACTTTTGAAACAAAATAATAACAAATTAAATACAAACTTAAATAGGTTAGTAGCAGTTGAAAAACTATTGATGGAAACTGATTTAGTTAGAAGTTTTCAAGAAGGCATAAATAAAGTTTTAAGTGCTTTAACATCAGAAGTTGGTTTAGGGTACAGTAGAGCTATATATTTAGAATATAGTGAGGAAAAAGATGAGCTTTCAGTAAAAAATTATGCTATAAATCCTTCTATATCAACAAATATGGAAAAATATACAAAGGGGACAGATGGTTTTACTTTTCAAATCAATAATATAGGTGAGATGAGACCTCTTTTGAATATAAAATATGAGCCGGGTGGAATATTTTGGGATAGTATGGAATCAGGGAAAATAATCTATCACAATGACAAAGGTTTTAAGTATACTTATGGAAATAAATTATTTAAAACTCTTGGTTTAAAAAATTTTATGATATTACCTATTGCTGATAAAGAGATGAAAATAGGCTGTATATTGGTTGATTATTTTGGAAAAGATAACTTAATTTCAAAAGAAGAAGTTGAAGTAAACAATTTACTATTGATGAACTTATTGATTAGAATTAAGAATGCTATGCTGGAAGAAAGCAAACTTATGAAAGAAAGATATTTAACAATGTCTAAGGTTTCTAATAAGTTTATTAAGAATAATAAAAAATTAATCAACTATGTTGAAACTTTTATTGAAAAATTAGTAAATAATAGATATAATAATAAAGATATAGATAAAATAAAACGATATTTAAGAGATGAAAAAAAGAAGAATGTTGTTATCAAAGACTCTTTGGATAGTAGTAAAAACAATTTTGAAGTATTTAATTTTGAAAAGTTAGTAGAAAAAATAGTAAAAAATAGTCAGAAAATTTTGAAAAAATATGGAATTAATACTTCATTATTTATAGATTTTTCAGGGAATATGTATGGAGATAAAAAAAGAATATATCAAATGTTCATACAAATTTTAAGAAACTCCATAAACGCTATTTTAACTAGAAATAAATTAGATAAAAAGATTAATATAGTTGTTGTAGGGGATAAAAATCATCGTATTATTTTAGAGATAATTGATAATGGTGTTGGAATGACAGAAGAAGAAGTTAAAGCAGTTATGAGACCATATTCAGATAGCAAAGGTAATAGTATAATGGGAACAGGACTTATAACTATATATAAAATAGTGAAAGAACATAATGGGCTTATGACTATATCTTCTGAATTAGATGTCGGAACAAAAATAAGAATAATTTTTAATGAATACAGGGAGGAAACAAATCAATGA
- the ileS gene encoding isoleucine--tRNA ligase produces MSEKEYTSTLHLPKTDFQMKANLPNKEPKYIKKWAEEKIYEKGLEKNKNGETFILHDGPPYANGNTHIGHALNKILKDIIVKYKTFRGYKSPYVPGWDTHGLPIELQVVKEVGVSKAREMSALEIRKLCEKYARKWVGIQKEQFIRLGVLGDWDNPYLTLDPRFEAKQLELFGEIYENGYIFKGLKPVYWSPATETALAEAEIEYYDHTSPSIYVRMQANKDLLDKIGFNEDAYVLIWTTTPWTLPANVAICLNANFDYGLYKTEKGNLILAKDLAESAFKDIGIKNFELIKEFKGKDLEYTTYKHPFLERTGLIILGDHVTADAGTGAVHTAPGHGQEDYVVGLAYKLPVISPIDHRGCLTEEAGDLFKGLVYSEANKAIIEYLTKTGHILKMQEITHSYPHDWRSKTPVIFRATEQWFIRMEGGDLRERTLKVIDKINFIPSWGKNRIGSMMETRPDWCISRQRVWGVPIPIFYNDETNEEIFHKEILDRICGLVREHGSNIWVEKTPEELIGEELLVKYNLKGLKLRKETNIMDVWFDSGSSHRGVLEVWEGLRRPADLYLEGSDQHRGWFHTSLLTSVASTGDSPYKSVLTHGFVNDGEGRKMSKSLGNTVSPADVIKVYGADILRLWCGSVDYRDDVRISDNILKQMSEAYRRIRNTARYILGNSYDFNPKTDKVPYKDMLEIDKWALNKLEVLKRSVTESYDKYEFYNLFQGIHYFAAIDMSAFYLDIIKDRLYTEKKDSVARRAAQTVMYEVLMTLTKMIAPILSFTAEEIWESLPAETRESESIFLADWYVNNDEYLKPELDEKWQQIIKLRKEVNKKLEKARQGENKIIGNSLDAKVSLYTEDSALKEFIKENLELLETVFIVSDLEVVDSADENFTDAEEIEKLKIKITHADGEKCERCWKYDKLGSDPEHPTLCPRCAAVLK; encoded by the coding sequence ATGAGTGAAAAAGAGTACACAAGTACACTACATTTACCGAAAACAGACTTTCAAATGAAAGCAAATTTGCCTAATAAAGAGCCAAAGTATATAAAAAAATGGGCTGAGGAAAAAATTTATGAAAAAGGTTTAGAGAAAAATAAAAATGGGGAAACTTTTATATTGCATGATGGACCACCTTATGCAAATGGAAATACACATATAGGACATGCTTTAAATAAGATATTAAAAGATATAATTGTAAAGTATAAAACATTTAGAGGATATAAATCACCTTATGTTCCTGGTTGGGATACTCATGGATTACCAATAGAATTACAAGTGGTTAAAGAAGTTGGAGTTTCTAAGGCAAGAGAAATGTCTGCTTTGGAAATAAGAAAACTATGTGAAAAATATGCTAGAAAATGGGTAGGAATACAAAAAGAACAATTTATAAGATTAGGAGTTTTAGGGGATTGGGACAATCCTTATCTAACACTTGATCCTAGGTTTGAAGCTAAACAATTAGAATTATTTGGAGAAATTTATGAAAATGGATATATATTTAAAGGTCTAAAACCTGTTTACTGGTCGCCTGCAACAGAAACTGCATTAGCAGAAGCAGAAATAGAATATTATGATCATACATCTCCTTCTATTTATGTGAGAATGCAAGCTAATAAAGATCTATTAGATAAAATAGGATTTAATGAAGATGCTTATGTCCTAATATGGACAACTACTCCATGGACCCTACCAGCAAATGTGGCTATATGCTTGAATGCAAACTTTGATTATGGACTATATAAGACAGAAAAAGGTAATTTAATACTTGCAAAAGATTTAGCAGAAAGTGCATTTAAAGATATAGGAATAAAAAATTTTGAGCTTATAAAAGAATTTAAAGGAAAAGATTTAGAATATACAACATATAAACATCCTTTCCTAGAAAGAACAGGCTTGATAATTTTAGGAGACCATGTTACTGCTGATGCAGGTACAGGAGCAGTTCATACAGCACCAGGACATGGTCAAGAAGACTATGTTGTTGGGCTTGCATATAAGTTACCTGTAATATCTCCAATAGACCATAGAGGTTGCTTAACAGAGGAAGCAGGGGATTTATTTAAAGGACTTGTTTATTCAGAAGCTAATAAGGCTATAATAGAATATTTAACTAAGACAGGACATATATTAAAAATGCAAGAAATAACCCACTCTTATCCACATGATTGGAGATCTAAGACACCTGTTATATTCAGAGCCACTGAACAATGGTTTATAAGAATGGAAGGTGGAGATTTAAGAGAAAGAACTCTAAAAGTTATTGATAAAATAAATTTTATACCTTCTTGGGGTAAAAATAGAATAGGTTCTATGATGGAAACAAGACCTGACTGGTGTATATCAAGACAAAGAGTTTGGGGAGTTCCTATACCAATATTCTATAATGATGAAACAAATGAAGAAATATTCCATAAAGAAATATTAGATAGAATTTGTGGCTTAGTGAGAGAACATGGATCTAATATCTGGGTTGAAAAAACTCCAGAAGAACTAATTGGAGAAGAATTATTAGTAAAATATAATTTAAAAGGTTTAAAATTAAGAAAAGAAACTAACATAATGGATGTTTGGTTTGATTCAGGAAGTAGCCATAGGGGAGTATTGGAAGTTTGGGAAGGACTTAGAAGACCTGCTGATTTATATCTTGAAGGTTCAGATCAACATAGAGGTTGGTTTCATACTTCACTTTTAACATCAGTTGCCTCAACAGGAGATTCACCTTATAAGAGTGTATTAACTCATGGTTTTGTTAATGATGGTGAAGGAAGAAAAATGTCTAAATCATTAGGAAATACTGTTTCTCCTGCTGATGTAATAAAAGTTTATGGAGCAGATATATTAAGACTTTGGTGTGGTTCTGTTGATTATAGAGATGATGTAAGAATATCTGATAATATATTAAAACAAATGTCAGAAGCATATAGAAGAATAAGAAATACTGCAAGATATATATTAGGAAATTCTTATGATTTCAATCCAAAAACTGATAAAGTACCATATAAAGATATGTTAGAAATAGATAAATGGGCTTTAAATAAATTAGAAGTATTAAAGAGAAGTGTAACTGAAAGCTACGATAAATATGAATTCTATAACTTATTCCAAGGTATACATTACTTTGCAGCAATAGATATGTCAGCTTTCTATTTAGATATAATAAAAGATAGACTTTATACTGAAAAGAAAGATTCTGTTGCAAGAAGAGCAGCACAAACAGTTATGTATGAAGTTCTAATGACTTTAACAAAAATGATTGCACCTATACTTTCATTCACAGCAGAAGAAATATGGGAAAGTTTACCAGCTGAAACAAGAGAATCTGAATCTATATTCTTAGCAGATTGGTATGTAAATAATGATGAATATTTAAAACCAGAACTTGATGAAAAATGGCAACAAATTATAAAATTGAGAAAAGAAGTAAATAAAAAATTAGAAAAAGCTAGACAAGGTGAAAATAAAATAATAGGAAACTCTTTGGATGCAAAAGTTAGCCTATATACTGAAGATAGTGCTTTAAAAGAATTTATAAAAGAAAATTTAGAATTATTAGAAACTGTATTTATTGTTTCTGATTTAGAAGTAGTAGATTCTGCTGATGAAAACTTTACAGATGCAGAAGAGATAGAAAAATTAAAAATAAAAATTACTCATGCAGATGGAGAAAAATGTGAAAGATGTTGGAAATATGATAAACTAGGAAGTGATCCAGAACATCCTACACTTTGTCCAAGATGTGCAGCAGTATTGAAATAG
- the lspA gene encoding signal peptidase II — protein MIYIFLFLILLIIDQYSKFIVDRTLSVGETIPIIDNFFNLTYVQNRGVAFGLFQGKIDIVSILAIIAIGLILFYFFKNFKKISFLERIAYTMIFSGAVGNMIDRIFRAYVVDMLDFRGIWSFIFNFADVWINIGVVLIIVEHIFFNRKKRVK, from the coding sequence ATGATTTATATATTTTTATTCTTAATATTACTTATAATAGACCAGTATTCAAAATTTATAGTGGATAGAACTTTATCTGTTGGTGAAACAATACCTATAATAGATAACTTTTTTAACCTAACTTATGTACAAAATAGAGGAGTTGCTTTTGGGCTATTTCAAGGAAAAATAGATATAGTAAGTATTTTAGCAATAATTGCAATAGGTTTAATTTTATTCTATTTCTTCAAAAATTTTAAAAAGATAAGTTTTTTAGAAAGAATAGCATATACTATGATATTCTCAGGAGCAGTAGGAAATATGATAGATAGAATATTTAGAGCCTATGTGGTAGATATGTTAGATTTTAGAGGTATTTGGTCTTTCATATTTAATTTTGCTGATGTGTGGATAAATATAGGTGTAGTTTTAATAATAGTAGAACATATATTTTTCAATAGAAAAAAGAGGGTGAAATAA